In Pseudoalteromonas sp. MM1, a single window of DNA contains:
- a CDS encoding dienelactone hydrolase family protein → MIIQHHNTDLPTPTGLMRTTVYRPQAAGQYPSIIFYSEIFQQTAPIARSAAILASHGFVVLVPEVFHELNPIGTVLAYDDAGKDKGNADKWQKPLEHHDSDTQALIDFVQSQDYCTGTVGAMGVCIGGHLAYRAALNPHIKAAFCLYATDIHSDTLPANAGNNSFERMADIQGEIHFIWGKQDPHVPQQGRSKIYQQCVATGINYHWQEVNAQHAFMRDEGDRYDAALAITMYQQAVALFNRTL, encoded by the coding sequence ATGATAATCCAACACCATAATACCGACCTACCCACCCCAACAGGCCTAATGCGTACGACCGTTTACCGCCCACAAGCAGCTGGTCAATATCCAAGTATTATTTTTTACTCTGAGATTTTTCAGCAAACCGCACCTATTGCGCGCAGCGCTGCTATTTTAGCAAGCCACGGTTTTGTTGTGTTAGTGCCTGAGGTATTTCATGAGCTAAACCCGATTGGTACTGTACTTGCGTACGATGACGCGGGTAAAGATAAAGGCAATGCCGATAAATGGCAAAAGCCACTTGAGCACCACGACAGCGACACACAAGCACTCATTGACTTTGTACAAAGCCAAGATTACTGCACTGGCACAGTGGGCGCCATGGGTGTGTGCATTGGTGGGCATTTAGCTTACAGAGCCGCATTAAACCCACATATAAAAGCCGCATTTTGTTTATACGCCACCGACATACATAGTGATACCTTGCCGGCAAACGCAGGTAACAATTCGTTTGAACGCATGGCTGATATTCAAGGTGAAATACACTTTATTTGGGGTAAGCAAGACCCACATGTACCGCAACAAGGCCGAAGTAAAATTTACCAGCAATGTGTAGCTACGGGTATTAACTACCACTGGCAAGAAGTAAACGCGCAGCATGCCTTTATGCGTGATGAGGGCGACCGCTACGATGCAGCGCTTGCAATTACTATGTACCAGCAAGCGGTTGCTTTATTTAATCGAACTTTGTAA
- a CDS encoding type 1 glutamine amidotransferase domain-containing protein, with product MAKKILMVLTSHSELGNTGEKTGFWVEEFAAPYYAFVDAGAEVTLASPAGGQPPIDPTSTLADFETDATKRYDNDSAAQTLMANTKKLSEVNASDFDAVFYPGGHGPLWDLVDNTDSISLIEKFVKEQKPVAAVCHASAAFLNVKDADGNALVAGKKVTGFTNSEEAAVQLTDVVPFLVEDELIKKGGDYQKTDDWGVLALEDGLVITGQNPASSELAAKKLLTKLG from the coding sequence ATGGCTAAAAAAATACTTATGGTACTTACCTCACATTCAGAGCTTGGCAACACAGGCGAAAAAACAGGTTTTTGGGTAGAAGAATTTGCAGCACCTTACTACGCATTTGTTGATGCTGGTGCAGAGGTAACACTTGCTTCCCCTGCAGGCGGTCAACCACCTATTGACCCAACCAGCACACTTGCTGACTTTGAAACCGATGCAACAAAGCGCTATGACAACGACAGCGCAGCACAAACACTTATGGCAAACACCAAAAAGTTAAGTGAAGTAAACGCCAGCGACTTTGACGCAGTATTTTACCCAGGCGGCCACGGCCCACTATGGGATTTAGTAGATAACACAGATTCAATCTCACTTATTGAAAAGTTTGTAAAAGAGCAAAAGCCAGTAGCGGCTGTTTGCCACGCAAGTGCCGCTTTTTTAAATGTTAAAGATGCAGACGGCAATGCCTTAGTTGCAGGTAAAAAAGTAACAGGCTTTACTAACTCAGAAGAAGCTGCAGTGCAATTAACAGACGTAGTGCCATTTTTAGTTGAAGATGAACTCATTAAAAAAGGCGGCGATTATCAAAAAACCGATGACTGGGGCGTATTAGCGCTCGAAGATGGTTTAGTGATTACAGGCCAAAATCCTGCAAGTTCAGAGCTTGCGGCTAAAAAGCTATTAACTAAACTTGGTTAA
- a CDS encoding glycerophosphodiester phosphodiesterase family protein, which produces MKHLTLITSSILFALLSGCDDDVKVVEKDVVVTNTTVEVVEVPTPVIVEVAKGEAPDIQLGTRADYLINDMAKSDLKTKLESCADGPFYRTDFSIGHRGAPMQYPEHTKESYIAAARMGAGIVECDVTFTSDKELVCRHSQCDLHTTTNILAIPELAAKCSVPFTPANAASGTPASAKCCTSDISLSEFLTLEGKMDGANTQATTIGEYMQGTPSWRTDLYATNGTLVTHKQSIELFKSLGVKMTPELKSPQVSMPYEGMTQQQYAQKMLDEYTQLDVPSSDVYPQSFNLADVKYWINNNPDFANQSVYLDGRDSEAGFDPSTPATWQPSMEELVADGVKILAPPIWMMLTIDNESNIVPSQYAIDAKAAGLELIAWSLERSGPLNEGGGYYYQSIADVIDNDGDMMTVVDVLAQDVGVMGIFSDWPATVSYYASCNKMPASI; this is translated from the coding sequence ATGAAACATCTCACCCTAATAACAAGCTCAATATTATTTGCACTGCTGAGCGGCTGCGACGACGATGTAAAAGTAGTCGAAAAAGACGTAGTAGTTACCAATACCACAGTTGAGGTTGTTGAAGTGCCGACGCCTGTAATTGTTGAAGTTGCAAAAGGAGAGGCGCCTGATATTCAATTAGGTACTCGTGCCGACTACCTAATTAACGATATGGCAAAGAGCGATTTAAAAACAAAATTAGAATCGTGTGCAGATGGGCCATTTTATCGTACAGACTTTTCTATTGGTCATCGTGGTGCGCCAATGCAGTACCCTGAGCATACAAAGGAGTCTTATATAGCTGCGGCGCGAATGGGCGCAGGTATTGTTGAGTGCGATGTAACCTTTACCAGCGACAAAGAGTTAGTGTGTCGCCACTCTCAGTGCGATTTGCACACCACCACCAATATACTAGCCATCCCTGAACTGGCCGCTAAATGCAGTGTGCCTTTTACTCCAGCTAACGCGGCTAGTGGCACGCCTGCCAGCGCTAAATGCTGCACAAGCGATATCAGCCTGAGCGAATTTTTAACGCTTGAAGGTAAAATGGATGGCGCCAACACCCAAGCCACTACTATTGGTGAATATATGCAAGGCACGCCCAGCTGGCGCACCGATTTATACGCCACAAATGGAACATTAGTAACCCATAAACAAAGTATTGAGTTATTTAAAAGCCTGGGTGTAAAAATGACCCCAGAGCTAAAATCGCCGCAAGTTAGCATGCCTTATGAGGGAATGACACAACAGCAATACGCGCAAAAAATGCTTGATGAGTACACGCAATTGGACGTACCAAGCAGTGATGTGTACCCGCAATCGTTTAATCTTGCTGATGTGAAATATTGGATAAATAACAACCCCGACTTTGCAAATCAAAGCGTATATTTAGATGGCCGTGACAGCGAAGCGGGCTTTGATCCAAGTACCCCTGCAACGTGGCAACCAAGTATGGAAGAGCTAGTAGCTGATGGCGTTAAAATATTAGCGCCCCCTATTTGGATGATGCTCACCATAGACAACGAAAGTAATATTGTCCCCTCACAATACGCTATTGACGCAAAAGCTGCAGGGCTTGAACTGATTGCATGGAGCCTTGAGCGCTCGGGGCCTCTTAACGAGGGCGGTGGCTACTACTATCAATCAATCGCCGATGTTATCGATAACGATGGCGACATGATGACGGTGGTTGATGTACTCGCGCAAGATGTGGGTGTTATGGGTATATTTTCGGATTGGCCTGCGACCGTAAGTTACTACGCAAGTTGCAATAAAATGCCTGCAAGCATTTAA
- a CDS encoding M3 family metallopeptidase: protein MRKTLIATTIASALILSACSSNETQNTAKESATQVQDMNANNVLFKPSPLQYMAPEFDKFGTKDYEAGFDAGIAQHTAQVQAIANNPEPATFENTLVEMEKSGELLNRVSAAFYNLSGLISDDEYQRISKKMAPVLSAHSDDIYLNGALFKRVQTIYDNKDALNAEDQRLVDFYYKQFVKAGAKLSDAEKAKMRGINAQLAELSTAFSQNILKSFKEDVIVVTDKSKLAGLSEGEIAGLAAAAKKAGKEGYMITLVNTTQQPILSSLENRELREQIFKASTNRAAKTNGPIIIEETNLRAQKAELLGFKDWASYVMTSRMAQTTDNVYGILDDLAPKAVEKAKAEAAAIQKVINDSGESFELKPWDWAFYAEKVRAEKYDLDPALVKPYFEMNSVIHDGLFFAMNKLYGITFKERKDLPVYHEDVTAYEVFNADGSAIGLFYMDPYAREGKRGGAWMSAYVSQSGLKGTKPVIYNAQNIPKPAEGEPTLMTFDEVSTMFHEFGHAAHGLFSNVKYPSLAGTATARDFVEFPSQAHEDWMIEPTVLANYAKHYKTGEPIPQALLDKVLASQKFNQGFGTTEYLAAALLDMEWHSFGSDKKISDVQKFESDALKAHGIDYYPVPPRYKSNYFSHTFAGGYSAGYYAYLWTEVFAADAFAHMENNGGLTRENGDKFRKEILSKGNSRDLMQSYIEFRGQKPTTDALLKRRGLVD, encoded by the coding sequence ATGCGTAAAACACTGATCGCTACTACTATTGCTAGTGCCCTAATCTTATCTGCTTGTTCATCTAACGAAACTCAGAACACAGCTAAAGAGAGCGCAACACAAGTGCAAGATATGAACGCAAACAATGTATTATTCAAGCCAAGCCCATTACAATACATGGCACCAGAGTTTGATAAGTTTGGTACAAAAGACTATGAAGCAGGCTTTGATGCAGGTATTGCTCAGCACACTGCACAAGTTCAAGCAATTGCAAACAACCCAGAACCAGCAACATTTGAAAACACACTTGTTGAGATGGAAAAATCAGGTGAGTTGTTGAACCGCGTATCTGCTGCTTTTTACAACCTATCGGGTTTAATTTCAGATGACGAATACCAACGTATAAGCAAAAAAATGGCGCCGGTATTATCTGCTCACTCTGATGACATTTACTTAAATGGTGCGTTATTTAAGCGCGTACAAACAATTTACGACAATAAAGATGCGCTTAACGCTGAAGATCAACGCTTAGTTGATTTTTACTACAAGCAATTTGTTAAAGCTGGCGCTAAATTAAGCGACGCTGAAAAAGCAAAAATGCGTGGTATTAATGCGCAACTTGCAGAGCTATCTACTGCGTTTTCTCAAAATATTTTAAAATCGTTTAAAGAAGACGTTATTGTAGTAACTGATAAATCTAAACTTGCTGGCCTTTCTGAAGGTGAAATTGCAGGCCTTGCAGCTGCAGCTAAAAAAGCAGGCAAAGAAGGCTACATGATAACCTTGGTTAACACCACCCAGCAGCCTATCTTATCAAGCCTTGAAAACCGTGAACTTCGCGAGCAAATTTTTAAAGCCTCTACAAACCGCGCCGCAAAAACTAACGGCCCTATCATTATTGAAGAAACTAACCTACGTGCACAAAAAGCAGAGCTGTTAGGCTTTAAAGATTGGGCATCGTATGTAATGACTTCGCGTATGGCACAAACAACCGACAACGTGTACGGTATTTTAGATGACCTTGCACCAAAAGCAGTTGAAAAAGCCAAAGCAGAAGCGGCCGCTATCCAAAAAGTAATTAACGATTCAGGCGAGAGCTTTGAGCTAAAACCATGGGACTGGGCGTTTTACGCAGAAAAAGTACGTGCTGAGAAGTACGACCTAGACCCAGCGCTAGTTAAGCCATACTTTGAAATGAACTCTGTGATCCATGATGGTTTATTCTTCGCAATGAACAAACTTTACGGTATCACCTTTAAAGAGCGTAAGGACTTACCTGTTTACCACGAAGATGTAACAGCGTACGAAGTATTTAACGCAGATGGCAGCGCTATTGGTTTATTTTACATGGACCCATATGCACGCGAAGGTAAGCGTGGCGGCGCATGGATGAGTGCATACGTAAGCCAAAGCGGCTTAAAAGGCACTAAACCGGTTATTTACAACGCACAAAACATTCCAAAACCAGCTGAGGGTGAGCCAACGCTAATGACCTTCGACGAAGTATCGACTATGTTCCATGAATTTGGTCATGCTGCTCACGGTTTATTCTCAAATGTTAAATACCCAAGCCTAGCGGGTACTGCTACAGCTCGTGACTTTGTTGAATTCCCATCACAAGCACACGAAGATTGGATGATTGAACCTACGGTACTTGCTAACTACGCTAAGCATTACAAAACAGGTGAGCCTATTCCACAAGCTTTACTTGATAAAGTATTAGCATCGCAAAAATTCAACCAAGGCTTTGGTACTACTGAATACTTAGCAGCTGCTTTACTTGATATGGAATGGCACTCATTTGGTTCTGATAAAAAAATCAGTGATGTTCAAAAGTTTGAAAGCGATGCGCTAAAAGCACATGGTATTGATTACTACCCAGTGCCACCGCGTTATAAATCAAACTACTTTAGCCACACCTTTGCCGGGGGTTACTCAGCAGGTTACTACGCCTACCTATGGACTGAAGTATTTGCAGCCGATGCGTTTGCACATATGGAAAACAACGGTGGCCTAACCCGTGAAAACGGTGACAAGTTCCGTAAAGAAATCCTATCAAAAGGTAACAGCCGCGACTTAATGCAAAGTTACATTGAGTTTAGAGGCCAAAAACCAACGACAGACGCACTTCTTAAGCGCCGTGGTTTAGTTGATTAA
- a CDS encoding rhomboid family intramembrane serine protease gives MPTTPSPSLITSTRFAIFSVAFICLILQVINSLPGITLNGLGIYPRSVQGLIGILCAPFLHGSWWHFASNMLPFAVLSWLICQYSVKRFYTVFIFTALLGGLLVWAFGRSSFHVGLSGVIYGLWGFILCYGVVRRSFKSIVIAVVVAVLYSGFIWGVLPQRFHVSFESHLFGALSGFFLGYKLAKADKLKAR, from the coding sequence ATGCCAACTACCCCATCACCTTCACTGATAACCAGTACGCGATTTGCAATATTTAGCGTTGCTTTTATATGCCTAATACTTCAAGTGATCAATAGTTTACCTGGCATTACGCTTAATGGTTTAGGTATTTACCCTCGCAGCGTTCAAGGGTTAATCGGCATTTTATGCGCCCCATTTTTACATGGCAGTTGGTGGCACTTTGCTAGCAATATGTTGCCTTTTGCTGTACTTAGCTGGCTAATTTGCCAATACAGTGTAAAACGATTTTATACCGTGTTTATATTTACCGCGTTACTTGGCGGGCTATTAGTGTGGGCCTTTGGCCGAAGCAGTTTTCATGTTGGGTTAAGCGGCGTTATTTATGGTTTATGGGGGTTTATACTGTGCTATGGCGTGGTTAGGCGCTCGTTCAAATCGATTGTTATTGCTGTTGTGGTTGCTGTACTTTACAGCGGCTTTATTTGGGGGGTGCTACCACAGCGCTTTCATGTCTCGTTCGAAAGTCACCTTTTTGGTGCGTTAAGTGGGTTCTTTTTAGGGTATAAACTTGCCAAAGCAGATAAATTAAAAGCACGATAA
- a CDS encoding carboxylate/amino acid/amine transporter, with product MGYLFAVTLLWAFSFSLIGVYLAGQVDAWFSVLIRVALATLVFLPFLKPKLTSKPLALKLMLIGAVQLGVMYSFYYHSFLFLSVPEVLLFTVMTPLYITLLNDALNKHFNPRFFAVALIAVLGAVAIRWENLNSHFIIGLLLVQGANISFATGQVTYKRLMVTNQLDDKAVFGWFFIGALVVATVCYTLFGNTSKLPSTPTQWGILIYLGIVASGLGYFLWNKGATKVNVGALAVMNNVLIPAGIIVNVLIWNKNADIIRLSMGGAIMLAALVINQIGTNKQNVTSL from the coding sequence ATGGGCTATTTATTTGCAGTTACCCTACTTTGGGCTTTTTCATTTAGTTTAATTGGTGTGTACCTAGCAGGCCAAGTTGATGCGTGGTTTAGCGTATTAATACGAGTTGCATTAGCCACATTGGTTTTTTTACCCTTTTTAAAACCTAAACTCACCTCCAAACCACTCGCACTTAAGCTAATGCTGATAGGCGCTGTGCAGCTGGGTGTTATGTACAGTTTTTACTATCACTCCTTTTTATTTTTAAGCGTACCCGAAGTGTTGCTCTTTACCGTTATGACACCGCTTTATATAACGCTTTTAAACGATGCACTTAATAAGCATTTTAACCCTCGCTTTTTTGCGGTTGCGCTTATAGCCGTACTGGGCGCGGTAGCTATTCGCTGGGAAAACCTCAATAGTCATTTTATCATCGGCTTATTACTGGTGCAGGGTGCCAATATTAGTTTTGCCACCGGACAAGTAACTTATAAACGTTTAATGGTCACTAATCAGCTGGATGACAAAGCCGTATTTGGTTGGTTTTTTATTGGCGCCTTAGTGGTGGCAACTGTTTGCTACACTTTATTTGGCAATACAAGCAAATTACCTAGTACACCCACCCAGTGGGGTATTTTAATCTATTTAGGTATTGTTGCCTCGGGCCTTGGTTACTTTTTATGGAACAAAGGGGCCACTAAAGTAAATGTGGGAGCATTAGCCGTAATGAACAACGTGCTTATTCCTGCCGGTATTATTGTTAACGTGCTTATATGGAATAAAAATGCCGACATAATACGCTTAAGTATGGGTGGTGCAATTATGCTAGCAGCATTAGTAATTAATCAAATAGGGACAAATAAACAGAACGTCACATCCTTGTAG
- the yghU gene encoding glutathione-dependent disulfide-bond oxidoreductase, with product MSNEHEYTPPKVWTWDNESGGKFANINRPIAGATHNKTLETGKHAFQLYSLATPNGQKATIMFEELLELGLTDADYDAYLINIGEGDQFGSDFVDINPNSKIPALMDHSTTPPTRIFESGSILQYLAEKFDVLIPKDFKAKTQCRNWLFWQMGSAPYLGGGFGHFYSYAPTKMQYPIDRFTMETKRQLDVLNRHLSENEYMAGDEYSIADIAIWPWYGSLVLGDLYDAAEFLDVASYKHVTRWAKQLSQRPAVKRGRRVNRTWGPEEEQLSERHNASDF from the coding sequence ATGAGTAATGAACACGAATACACGCCGCCTAAAGTTTGGACGTGGGACAATGAAAGTGGTGGTAAATTTGCTAATATTAACCGCCCTATTGCTGGTGCCACTCATAACAAAACCTTAGAAACTGGCAAGCACGCATTTCAACTTTATTCATTAGCCACACCTAATGGTCAAAAAGCAACTATTATGTTTGAAGAGCTATTAGAGCTTGGCTTAACCGATGCAGACTACGATGCTTATTTAATTAACATTGGCGAAGGCGATCAATTTGGCTCAGACTTTGTTGATATTAATCCAAACTCTAAAATTCCTGCGCTAATGGATCACTCTACCACTCCACCAACACGCATTTTTGAGTCGGGCTCAATACTCCAATATTTAGCTGAAAAATTTGATGTACTAATCCCAAAAGATTTTAAAGCCAAGACGCAATGCCGTAACTGGCTATTTTGGCAAATGGGCTCTGCGCCCTATTTAGGTGGTGGATTTGGTCACTTTTATAGCTACGCTCCAACAAAAATGCAATACCCGATAGACCGTTTTACTATGGAAACTAAACGTCAGCTCGATGTATTAAATCGTCACTTAAGTGAAAACGAATACATGGCAGGTGATGAATACTCTATTGCTGACATTGCCATTTGGCCCTGGTATGGCTCACTTGTGCTGGGTGATCTTTACGATGCAGCCGAATTTTTAGATGTGGCTTCGTATAAACATGTTACTCGCTGGGCTAAGCAATTATCGCAGCGCCCAGCAGTTAAGCGCGGACGACGTGTTAATCGCACCTGGGGCCCTGAAGAAGAGCAACTTAGCGAACGACATAACGCCAGCGACTTTTAA
- a CDS encoding mechanosensitive ion channel family protein encodes MTLEHIEHYLSFVIFTYNDVHITVAKVIQVPLILFAMWFVVTRIGKLIKKTLLAKKISQDAVHLFTRIYFILSIAILIFTSLEVLSIPLTAFAFVSGAIAIGVGFGAQNIINNFISGWILMWERPIRIGDFLEVGNAKGVVETINTRSTRIRRNDGVHMLIPNSQLLENTVTNWTLIDGNARSSVSVGVAYGSDVLLVKKLIQQVLDEHDAILANPKASVLFDDFADSSLVFNAIFWVCAESETMLRKVRSDIRFSIYAVFEKHDVVIAFPQRDIHIDGEIALKRTQ; translated from the coding sequence ATGACGCTCGAACACATTGAACATTATCTAAGCTTTGTCATTTTTACCTATAACGACGTGCACATCACAGTGGCTAAGGTTATACAAGTTCCTTTGATTTTATTTGCTATGTGGTTTGTAGTAACGCGCATTGGCAAACTTATTAAAAAAACACTGTTGGCTAAAAAAATCAGCCAAGATGCGGTTCATTTATTTACGCGCATTTACTTTATTTTAAGTATCGCGATATTAATTTTCACTTCGTTAGAGGTATTAAGTATTCCACTTACGGCCTTTGCATTTGTTTCAGGGGCCATAGCCATAGGGGTAGGTTTTGGTGCGCAAAACATTATTAATAACTTTATCAGTGGCTGGATTTTAATGTGGGAGCGGCCAATTCGTATTGGTGACTTTTTAGAAGTGGGTAATGCAAAGGGGGTGGTAGAGACAATTAATACGCGCTCTACCCGTATTCGCCGTAATGATGGGGTACACATGTTGATCCCTAACTCGCAATTATTAGAAAACACAGTAACCAACTGGACCTTAATAGATGGTAATGCCCGCTCCTCGGTTAGCGTAGGCGTTGCTTATGGCAGCGATGTATTATTAGTTAAAAAGTTAATTCAGCAAGTGCTTGACGAGCACGACGCAATATTAGCAAATCCAAAAGCCTCTGTTCTATTTGACGATTTTGCTGATAGTTCACTGGTGTTTAATGCGATTTTTTGGGTTTGTGCAGAGTCAGAAACCATGCTCAGGAAAGTACGTAGCGATATCCGTTTTAGTATTTATGCTGTTTTTGAAAAACACGATGTTGTGATTGCATTCCCACAGCGCGATATTCACATTGATGGAGAAATTGCGCTAAAGCGTACTCAATAA
- a CDS encoding LysR family transcriptional regulator has translation MKVSFEQLKSMVVFAQIVEQGSLTAAAKQLGLTRAVVSYHLKKLETQLEVTLLNRSTRTMALTEAGIAYYERCRVITEQANAANQQIENIKSEPQGVLKISCPVNVGMQLIVPAINTFKRQYPKIEIDLQLTDDVVDIIKNGFDIAIRGVALSDSNLQATKLTTMSTCICGSAEYFEHFGKPKTPAELALHKWVVYQLSSKTLTLSKEGKKYDVILQGGISTNNAAARTAFVEAGHGLGRIPLYDAWPKVQAGLLEIVLDDYKTKDIELYGVFPPGAAGSKKLRLFIDYLKAYFVKQHTALGMLKIT, from the coding sequence ATGAAAGTGTCGTTTGAGCAACTTAAAAGCATGGTGGTATTTGCGCAAATTGTCGAGCAGGGCAGTTTAACCGCGGCTGCAAAGCAGTTGGGGTTAACGCGTGCGGTGGTAAGTTATCACCTTAAAAAATTAGAAACGCAATTAGAAGTTACGCTGCTAAATCGCTCAACCCGCACTATGGCGCTAACTGAGGCGGGCATCGCGTATTATGAGCGCTGTAGAGTGATCACAGAACAAGCAAACGCAGCTAATCAGCAAATAGAAAACATTAAAAGTGAGCCACAAGGAGTATTAAAAATTAGCTGCCCCGTTAATGTGGGCATGCAACTAATTGTGCCTGCAATTAATACGTTTAAACGCCAATACCCCAAAATTGAAATAGACCTGCAACTAACCGATGATGTGGTTGATATTATAAAAAACGGCTTTGATATTGCTATTCGCGGGGTCGCTTTAAGTGACTCAAACTTACAAGCCACTAAACTAACAACCATGAGTACCTGTATTTGTGGCTCAGCTGAGTATTTTGAACACTTTGGCAAACCTAAAACGCCAGCTGAATTAGCCTTACATAAATGGGTGGTGTACCAACTTAGCAGTAAAACATTAACCCTTAGCAAAGAAGGCAAAAAATACGATGTAATACTACAAGGCGGCATAAGCACCAATAATGCCGCGGCGCGTACCGCGTTTGTAGAGGCCGGGCACGGGCTTGGGCGCATTCCGTTGTATGATGCATGGCCTAAAGTACAAGCTGGGTTGCTTGAAATAGTACTCGATGATTATAAAACAAAAGATATAGAGCTTTATGGTGTGTTTCCGCCTGGGGCGGCAGGCTCCAAAAAGCTCAGGTTGTTTATTGATTATTTAAAAGCGTATTTTGTTAAACAGCATACTGCACTGGGCATGCTAAAAATCACGTAA